In Papaver somniferum cultivar HN1 chromosome 1, ASM357369v1, whole genome shotgun sequence, a genomic segment contains:
- the LOC113295979 gene encoding CASP-like protein 5C1: MAELTTSSGTRISFTMRIAQIVFYCSSLLFMSLGVEFYGYTAFCYLVTVMGLLIPWSFTLAVVDGYAVIIGSRLRQPGIQMIVIIGDWVLSLLALAAACATAGVIDLLPQLKGSHCPSSLCSRYQISAIMAFLSWFHTAASALLNLWLFHSM; this comes from the exons ATGGCTGAATTAACAACTTCTTCAGGTACAAGGATTAGTTTCACCATGAGAATTGCTCAGATAGTATTTTATTGTTCTTCACTTTTATTCATGTCTCTTGGGGTTGAGTTTTACGGTTACACGGCTTTCTG CTATTTGGTAACAGTTATGGGCTTGTTGATTCCATGGAGTTTCACATTGGCAGTAGTGGATGGGTATGCAGTTATTATTGGATCTCGACTTCGTCAACCAGGGATACAAATGATCGTTATCATAGGTGATTGg GTTTTGTCACTGCTTGCACTAGCAGCAGCATGCGCAACTGCAGGTGTAATAGACCTCTTACCTCAGCTTAAGGGATCTCATTGTCCTTCCAGTCTCTGCAGTAGATATCAAATATCTGCTATAATGGCATTCTTGTCTTGGTTTCATACAGCAGCCTCGGCTTTACTCAATCTTTGGTTATTTCATTCGATGTAA